The window CCTCATTTATCCTCTTTCTATCCCTTATGATTATATGTTGCCTTATCAGAAGAAGGAAGATAAAAAATGCACCCATCCAATATTTTAATCCAAAAGAGGATAATATTCCAAAGGGGATAAGGAGAAAACCAGAGAGGATGTGGAGAAAAAAAGAAATCTGAAGGGCCCTTTCTTCACCAAACCTTTGGGGAATTGAATAAAGGTTATATTCTTTATCAAATTGCATATCAAGTAGGGAATAGATAATATCAAAGCCAGAGACCCATAATATGACAAATAGCCCAAGGATTAAAGCTGAAATATCAAGCCTTCCAGAAACAGCAAGGAAGCCTCCAATTGGTGCGCAAGATAGGCAAAGGCCAAGATAGAAATGGGAAGCCCAAGTGAACCTTTTTGTATAGGGGTAAGATGAAATAAGAAATAGGGCAATGGGGGAGAGAAAAAGGGAGGTAAGATTAAGCTTGAAACAAGAGAAGAAAAAGAGAAAAATGGAGAGAATAAGAATGGGTATTGTTTCTTTTATCTTTATTTTTCCTGTAATAAATGGTCTGTTTTTTGTTCTTGGATTTTTTCTATCAATTTCTTTGTCGATTATACGGTTTAGAAGCATAGCAAATGTCCTTGCAGAAACCCCTGCTAGTGTAATCCAAAGCCAGTAATAAAAGGGCATAATCCCTTTATAGCTTATCATTCCTCCCATATAGGCAAATGGAAGGGCAAAGATTGTATGCTCAAATTTTATAAGGATAAAAAATGAATAGAGCTTTTTAAACAACTTACTTTGCCAGTATATACAATTATTGCATTGTATGTCAAGAAATGAAAATTCTTAAAAAAATATACATTGCCCTAAATTTTTGCTAGAATATAAATTATGTATGAAAAATTTACAAAGCATGCAGGCATTGTAAGCTTTGGGATATTTTTAAGTAGAATACTAGGTTTTGTGAGGGATTTTCTCCTTGCCCATTTCTTTTCAAAGGAATTAAGGGGTGTTTTCTTTGCGGCATGGGTTATTCCAAATATGTTCAGGATGCTTTTGGGAGAGGGTGCATTATCATCCTCATTTATCCCTGTATTCGTAAGGTATCTTAAGAAGGAGGGGAAAAGCTCTGCCTGGCAGCTTGCCTCTATTGTTATCAACCTCCTCCTCATTGTCTCATTATTGATTGTCTTTTTTGGCATTATATTTGCACCTATTATTTGTTCCATAGTTGCCCCAGGTTTTATAAATCTTGGGCTTATCCCTTCAATGGCTTCCGTATTAAAGATAATATTTCCATATCTTATACTTATTTGCCTCTCTGCTGTGATAATGGGAATCTTAAACTCTCTGGAGAGATTTGGCCCTCCCTCCCTTGCACCGGTTATGCTTAATCTAAGCTTTATTATCTTTATCCTCTTTATCTGTCCCTGCCTTAAAGACCCCCTCTTTGGTCTTTCTTTAGCTGTCTTGCTCGGTGGAGTCTTGCAGGTTCTCATTCAGGCTCCAGCTTTATTTAATGAAGGCTTTGGCTATAAACCCATAATCAGCCTTTCACACCCAGGTGTAAAAGAGATAGGAATAAAGATGCTTCCTGGCTTAATTGGCTTTGCCGTATATCAGGTAAATATTGCTGTTGATACAATTTGTGCCTCCCTTATCGGACCTTCTGCTCTCTCAAGCCTATACTATGCAAATCGCCTTATCGACCTTCCTCTGGCATTGTTTGGGACAGCCATTGGGATTGTAGCCCTTCCCTCCATCTCAAGGTCTATTGCCGAGAATGATCTGGAAGAGGCAAAGAAAACACTAAATTGGGCAGCAAGGCTTGTGCTTGTAATAATTCTTCCTGTTATGGTTGGCTTTATTATTTTAGGGAAAGAAATTATTAGCCTCCTTTTTGAGCATGGTGAATTTTCCCGCTCTGAAACAAATGCATCATATCTTGCTCTGTTCTTTTATACACTTGGCCTTGTTTTCTCTTGTGGTATAAAGCCTGTTGTTTCATTCTTCTATGCCTTGGGTGATACAAAAACACCCCTTAAAGTAGCAGGGTTTTGTATGGTATTAAACATTGCCTTAAACCTTTTGTTTGTAAAGCCATTGGAAGAGGGAGGATTAGCCCTTGCAACATCTATGTCCTGCTGGATAAATCTTTCTATTCTCACGATTATCTTGAAAAAAAGAATAGGTCTGGTAGATATAAGGCTTGTCCTTAAAACCTTTGTAAAATCCCTTATTGCAGGGATTATAATGGGAATTTTTCTTCTTGCCTT is drawn from bacterium and contains these coding sequences:
- a CDS encoding 4-hydroxybenzoate octaprenyltransferase, giving the protein MFKKLYSFFILIKFEHTIFALPFAYMGGMISYKGIMPFYYWLWITLAGVSARTFAMLLNRIIDKEIDRKNPRTKNRPFITGKIKIKETIPILILSIFLFFFSCFKLNLTSLFLSPIALFLISSYPYTKRFTWASHFYLGLCLSCAPIGGFLAVSGRLDISALILGLFVILWVSGFDIIYSLLDMQFDKEYNLYSIPQRFGEERALQISFFLHILSGFLLIPFGILSSFGLKYWMGAFFIFLLLIRQHIIIRDRKRINEAFFTTNGIISILLFFIVLSSY
- the murJ gene encoding murein biosynthesis integral membrane protein MurJ → MYEKFTKHAGIVSFGIFLSRILGFVRDFLLAHFFSKELRGVFFAAWVIPNMFRMLLGEGALSSSFIPVFVRYLKKEGKSSAWQLASIVINLLLIVSLLIVFFGIIFAPIICSIVAPGFINLGLIPSMASVLKIIFPYLILICLSAVIMGILNSLERFGPPSLAPVMLNLSFIIFILFICPCLKDPLFGLSLAVLLGGVLQVLIQAPALFNEGFGYKPIISLSHPGVKEIGIKMLPGLIGFAVYQVNIAVDTICASLIGPSALSSLYYANRLIDLPLALFGTAIGIVALPSISRSIAENDLEEAKKTLNWAARLVLVIILPVMVGFIILGKEIISLLFEHGEFSRSETNASYLALFFYTLGLVFSCGIKPVVSFFYALGDTKTPLKVAGFCMVLNIALNLLFVKPLEEGGLALATSMSCWINLSILTIILKKRIGLVDIRLVLKTFVKSLIAGIIMGIFLLAFLKIGLSSALNVGGGIILCVFIYLLCGKLFRISEVSTLRNTFYKGRNLDNKRLIRL